The genomic stretch ggaattgaacaatgagaacacatggacacaggaaggggaacatcacactcaggggactgttgtggagtggggagaggggggagggacagcattaggagatatatgtaatgctaaatgatgagttaatgggtgcagcacaccaacatggcacatggacacatatgtaacaaacctgcacattgtgcacatgtagcctaaaacttaaagtataataataataataattaaaaagaacttAAACTTCCAAATTTGAGTAAAACTCAAGTTAGgtaaaaaatccataaaattgtGTGGCTCTAGAAGGATATTTGATATGTAAGCCCAgatcactgattttattttcctaaaaatgatatttttgaatatgtttaatatatttcaattttttttgcattctctCTTGTGTAAATTCCTTGGTGTTTATAGTCATTGGTTGCATTACATAAGTTTTATGTTGTAGATATTGGTATTActgatttcatattatttttatattgataagtATTTCAGATAAAGTAGTTAAGACACAGATAAATGATTccaaatttatcaaaatatagaTTCAAAGCAAATACTAAAAAGTGAGGCacagctagaattacaggtatgtgtTGAGCTAATAGTTTGAGAATATTGATCTGTGACTTTCATTACATTTAGGTTTTTACTTAGAACCAGCCTTAAATCTCTATAGGAGTCACTAATGATCAAGTTActtatttgaagaaaaacacTTTCAGAACGTGGTCACGAATTTGCTTGGTCTTCACTCCATAGACAATAGGGTTGAGAAAAGGTGGGACTAACAGGTAAAGATTTGACAAGAGAATATGAACATATGCTGGTATGTGTGAACCAAACCTGTgtgtgaagaaagagaagaaggcaaGAAGGTAGAACTGTAGGAAGACACAAATGTGGGCAATGCACGTATTAAAGGCCTTGAATCGTGCCTCCTTCTGGGGCAGTTGAAAGACAGTGATAAAAATTTGGACATAGGACAAGGTGATAAAGATTATGTCAAACCCTAGGATTGCGAAGGCAACAAATAGGCCATATATCTTGTTGACTCGGTATCTTCAGTAGCCAGCTTCACAATGGCCATGCGCTCACAGTAAGAGTGAGAGACGACTGTAGTTCGATAGTGTTTAAGACAGCATTTGATGAGCCCTAAGGAAGGTATTATAAGAATGGCAGCCCTGAGTGTCACCTCAAGTCAAATATGAGTTAAGAACTGCTGGGAAAAGATGGCGGCATGTCTCAAGGGGATACAGATGGCCACATAGCGATCCAGGGCCATTGCCAGAAGGATACCTGATTCAATTGCCTGGAATGAGTCAATAAGCCACATTTGCAAAAGACAGGCATCCAAAGAAATCTCTGACAAATGAAACCAGAAGATGCCTAACATTCTGGGAAGAATGCAGGTGTTAAGTGCAATGTCTGTGGCTGCCAACATGGCCAAAAAAATGCACATGGGTATATGGAAGCTGTTTTCATATTTGATTATAACTAAAATTAGGGAATTTCCAATCACACCAATAAGATACATGGCAGAGAAAGGAATCCCAATCCAACACTGCACTGACTCCAGACCAGGAATCCCAATTAGTATAAATGCAGAGGGCATGAAGACTGAGCCATTGAATGTCGGCATGATTTGTTCAGCAGAATCAAGTAGTAGATTTGCTGTTTCATCTTCTATTCTCTGTTGAGCCTTGAtggattaaaaagtaaaaatatgttaatCTATTTTAGGAAAATATACTTTAGTTATTTTAGGAGTGTATCAtgttatattttctattctaactaatcttctctaattttctgtctcctttaccAAAGTCACTGAAAGACAAACATCAGGTTCTGTTTCTCCATGTCTTAATCATTTTCAGTGGGCAAAATTAAAGGGATTAGATGGCTTTTTTCTGGTTCATGACTATTGGATCAacaatattttatgtttgttacTCAGTATTATGTGCTTTTTCTGTGACTTACCAATTGAAATTGTAAAAAAGATACTATTTAATGCAGagcaaagaattttaaaactagaCTTCATCTACATTAGCCATAAAGAAAGGAtccacaggccgggcacagtggctcacacctataatcccagcacttagggaggtggaggccggtggatcatgaggtcaggagatcgagaccatcctggctaacacggtgaaaccccatctctactaaacatacaaaaaattagccagcgtggtggtgggcgcctgtagtcccagctactcgggaggctgaggcaggagaatggcatgaacctgggagaaggagcctgcagtgagccaagatcacatcactgcactccagcctggacaagagagcgagactgccaaaaaaaaaaaaaaaaaaaaaaaagaaaggatccaCAGTGCTGTAGACCATTCTGGTCATAATCAGAAGATAAGTTTGACTGAAATGTTCTTTAGTTTTGAAATCcactggctgtttttttttttttttttccaggttagTTTTTCTGTAGTCTGATTCTTCTCATATAGGCTCAAAATTCTTTCaatctaatttttcaaattttcagtgTCTTCTCAAAACCCAGTCATATATCTTATACCTTGTCCTGTGCATTCTCTAACAAAATTAATTCCTTATTTTTGAATTCATGGGTCTTTTCTTCAGCAATTCCTATCAAAGCTTCTTCTCACCTATTATGCTCTGCCATGTGCACACCTCTTGTATTAATATCAAGTGCCAACATATACCCTCTAATTTTCATTACCTAGAAATAGGCATTGTTACCTCCCTAAGCCTGAACCATCATCTCTTCTTAACAACTTGAAATTACATGAAACTCTCTaagaaatgttataatttttttctttacataaagctttatatatctatacatcTTCTATCTACTCAAATACAATTATTTATGTAAAGGTGAAGATTTTCTTTGGCACATTATTTTGCATAGGACTATTTCAATACTCTTCTGTCTCTGCCCTTCACTGGTAACTCCAACATGTAACACTCTAGGCTTCCAGAGCCTTCTATCTCTGTTACCAGGGGACAAGTGTCAGTGTAGAGTGGCTTTGCCTTCTCATCATCCAAAGCTCAAGGGCTTTTTATTGTCCGAATTAATCTCTGCTTCAAGAAAATATATGCatcataaaatatgtgaaatattaaataatttacatattaccTGTATTTTCGTTTAGTAATTGCAAAACTCACTCTCTGAAATAATTTAAGTAGACTGCAAAATAGATAAAGATAGTAGTGGGGGGCCAACAAGGAAAAATCTCACCAACCTGCCAGCCTCATCACCATTCAATTGTctacttgtttaattttttctttttcccctgatATACTTAGATTGTTTCTGGGAAGTGAAAGAGCACATATAAGCTATCTCCAGCAATTGCAGaaacatctctttctttctttccataaaaCTTATCCAAGAAATAAATTAGAGGtttattatttaatgattttaattAACAAAGATTTATTAAGTATCCACTATGATCCAAATATTGTTTGAAGCAAttgagaaacaaagataaatttatttattccatatttattaattatctaCATTTTGCTGAATGTTTGGACTTCAAAAAGTAACatgtaccatttattaaatgtgttAAATATCACTCGGTTaaaatctttaaacattttacactgttttaccatttttaatttatgaaattagcattgattatattaatatattaatgttaatatagttgatgatattaatatattaatattaatatagttGATTATATTAATGAAAGTCTAGAACTTCTTGTTATAAGTAAATATACTTGGATCAAAATTTTATGCCGTATTTACccagaaagaacaaaatatgcAAATTTGTGtcctctgagatttttttttatttttttttttaactcatttttaagattgtcgcccaggctggagcgcagtggcgcgatctcggctcactgcaagctccgcctcccaggttcacgccattctcctgcctcagcctcctctcctgagtagctgggactacaggcgcccgtcatcatgcctggctaattttttgtatttttaatagagacggggtttcaccgtgttagccaggatggtctcaatctcctgacctcgtgatccgcccacctcagcctcccaaagtgctggtattacaggtgggagccaccaagTCTGGTCgagattttataaatataattcaataaataaGGATTACAAGATATATGTATCAGAGTGTAATTACGTGAGGCTGGGTGATGTAAAAATATACCAACTGTTTTCGTCAGTGAGCTTGTTAAGATTCTGATGGACATTACTCCCCAATCACTTTAATTTACCACATAGGTATAGGACACACAATATAGGACACATTTATTATATGCTACCTATTTGATATATGTCCACTTCTTGAACAACATACCAtccaaatgtaaataaaaaataaaagtttaagtcCCGTCAACCATTTGAATGGACTTTCTCCTGATCCAGGGCACTCTAAAATGTAACCTGAAAGGCTGGTTCAGGCCATGAAGGGAAGTGGGCGTGAGACATGCCTCATTACATctctccagcattaacatcaacacagaccttaaatCTAACAAGGAACATTTACAATCTGTTCTCTCTCAAGCCTGCTACCCAGAGGCTTCATCCGCATGATAAAACTTTGATCTCCATAACCTCTTATTGCAACTCAGATACTCCTTTCTAATTGccaattagaaaaattttaaatctacctaCAAACCTGGAAGCACCCCTGATTTCTGGACctaaccaatgtatttcttaaatgtattttattgaagtctcatgtctccttaaaatgtataaaactaagctaAACCCAgactaccttgggcacatgttctcaggacctcctgagcaCCGTGTcccaggccatggtcactcatatttggcttggaataaatctcttcaaatattttacagagtttgactctttgtTGACATATATACTGGGCAATAATCTCCAATTtggctcaaaaatatttattattgcctTCATCAGAAATAGTGCTCTGATTAATTTAACAGGGCCGCATGAGTAATAGTCGAGCTGGAGACTCCTTGAAAGGTAACATACAAATTCAAGCTTTGACAATGTATATACTGAGTAGTTAGAGAAAAGACAGCAAAAAGAGACAATGAAGCAAGTGAACAAAAtagcaagtaaataaaatagaaaagcaagcCTTCAATCAAAAAGCCCATAGATCATGTTGAGAAAATAATGACCTTTCTTCTGGAtagtttttcatttccatttctatttccaCCTCCACTTCCACCTTCCATTAGGCCTAATTTGTTTTTCTAGGGCAGACTTTCTCAGTCTCAGCACTGACATCTTAagccaaataaattatttgttgtgGGAGATATCATCTGTATTGTAAAaggtttagcagcatctctggctcCTATCCGTTGAATGCCAGTAGCACTTCCTTGTAGCAACAATAAAAAATGCCTCCaagcattgccaaatgtcccttggaTGCATGAAGAGGGACATATCTCTGGTTGCTAGCAGTTATAACCTAAGACTTCACATTAGAGGGGAAAATAAGCCCTTAATTAAATAAAGATTGATGAATTTATGTATGTTAAATCAAACTGGGCAGAATAAAACTGGGTATTGAGGGAAATATTTCTTCAGTAGATATTGGCCAGATAAAGGAGATAGACAAGGGTGTTCCTTAAAGACAAAATAGTTTGTATAAAATCACGGAGGTATGAAACACATGCTGGAATTAcgtatcaataaatattttactacatAAATTTGTTCATAAGCAGAAATAATAGTTGGTTAAATGTAAAAGGGAAAGGATCAAatgtaaagttactattttaaGCCAAGTAATAAAAGTTTGTAAGTGATAGGCCAGAcctttggtcttttaaaaattgtatctgcTAGCAGGTTAGCAGATGATTTTAAGGGAATGAGAGCAAGGGCATAGTAAGATCTTGTTAGAAAGGTATTTGTGATAGTCCAGAGGGGATATTATAAAGTAATGTGACAATAGTGAAGGATTAACAACAAATCAAAATCTGTGAGGACTCACCAACATGATGTAAGGGTACATTGAGAGATGAGGCAAAACATGTTCTTGGACTGAGAATTACTGCACTGGATGAGAAAAGGCAGCCTGGGGAACAACTTTGTTTGCACAAATATGCATACgtttaaaggaagaagaaagcttCCCAAAGCCCTTGAAATTCCTGGGCCAAAGTCAACACGCTAGAAACTTACATCTTGCATGTGTGAATAAACCCTGAATAACTACCACTCCAGTTCTGATACAAGCTAATTCCAAGGATCTAAAACTACTAGGGATTTAGGAGTCTAGATTTACACTCCCTCCTAGAGTTAATCCACACTATCTACAATATCAGAAATCTCATCCCTTTATATCATCTTTAAAGTTACCATTTGATCTCTGCCTGAAACTTTCCCATGACAGAAAACTCTCTccctctgtttgtttttgtttttgttttttctgagatagatGCCACACTGCAGGACAGCTTCCAGTGTCAACGAGGTCTTCTTTATATAGAGCTCCAAACTGCCTCCCTCTTAATTTCTCATAAAGTTCtgaaatctacattttaataatagacaCCAGTCATAGATAATGGCAGTGAATTCTACAGAATCTGAGGCTGGTCAAGAGAGGTCAAATCCTAGACCTGCTATTGCTTGGCTTTGTATGCCCTTGAGCCAGTTGTGAAATTCTaactacctcagtttcctcattggtaaaatagAAAGAGACACATTACAGAGTGATTGTAAAAATTAATGACATAATCCATTtcaaatattgagaaataaacaaaaatgtgttgattggcACCGGctatttttctataaaactttATCCTTCTCATCCCATGAAATAACTTCACATATTTGATGGCACAGTGAGCAGTTCTCCTAAATCTTCCCCAGTCTAAGCACGTTCAATGTTCTTGGCTTTTAGCAAATAagctttccatttgcttatcAGCCCAGATAATCATTCTCTAGATGTCCTCCCATTATTAAGTCTCACTTTAAAATTTGTCACCCAGCATTTCATCAACTGATCATAAATATTCTGAAAACCATAAGATACCATTTGACATCATTTTAGAGTTTGA from Nomascus leucogenys isolate Asia chromosome 15, Asia_NLE_v1, whole genome shotgun sequence encodes the following:
- the LOC100580095 gene encoding LOW QUALITY PROTEIN: olfactory receptor 52A5 (The sequence of the model RefSeq protein was modified relative to this genomic sequence to represent the inferred CDS: inserted 1 base in 1 codon; substituted 2 bases at 2 genomic stop codons); translation: MPTFNGSVFMPSAFILIGIPGLESVQCWIGIPFSAMYLIGVIGNSLILVIIKYENSFHIPMCIFLAMLAATDIALNTCILPRMLGIFWFHLSEISLDACLLQMWLIDSFQAIESGILLAMALDRYVAICIPLRHAAIFSQQFLTHIXLEVTLRAAILIIPSLGLIKCCLKHYRTTVVSHSYCERMAIVKLATEDXRVNKIYGLFVAFAILGFDIIFITLSYVQIFITVFQLPQKEARFKAFNTCIAHICVFLQFYLLAFFSFFTHRFGSHIPAYVHILLSNLYLLVPPFLNPIVYGVKTKQIRDHVLKVFFFKXVT